A region of Arvicanthis niloticus isolate mArvNil1 chromosome 18, mArvNil1.pat.X, whole genome shotgun sequence DNA encodes the following proteins:
- the Hsdl1 gene encoding inactive hydroxysteroid dehydrogenase-like protein 1, producing the protein MAAVDSFYLLYREIARSCSCYMEALALVGAWYTARKSITVICDFYSLVRLHFIPRLGSRPDLIKQYGRWAVISGATDGIGKAYAEELASHGLNIVLISQEEEKLQAEAKHITDTYRVETLILVADFSRGREIYAPIREALRDRDIGILVNDVGAFYPYPQYFGQVPEDTLWDIVNVNIAAASVMVHIVLPGMVERKKGAIVTVSSGSCCKPTPQLAAFSASKAYLDHFSRALQYEYSSKGIFVQSLIPFYVTSSVTSPGSFLHRCPWLAPSPRVYAQHAVSTLGISKRTTGYWSHSIQFLFAQYMPEWLWVWGANLLNRSLRKEALSCQA; encoded by the exons ATGGCTGCTGTCGACAGCTTCTACCTCTTGTACAGGGAAATCGCCAGGTCTTGCAGTTGCTACATGGAGGCACTGGCCTTGGTGGGGGCCTGGTACACAGCTCGGAAGAGCATCACAGTCATCTGTGACTTCTACAGCCTGGTCAGGCTGCACTTCATCCCTCGCCTGGGGAGCAGGCCCGACCTGATCAAGCAGTATGGAAGATGGGCGGTCATCAGTG GGGCCACAGATGGCATCGGGAAGGCCTATGCTGAGGAGTTAGCGAGCCATGGACTCAACATCGTCCTGATcagccaggaagaggagaagctgcaGGCCGAGGCCAAGCACATCACTGACACCTACAGGGTGGAGACACTTATCCTGGTGGCGGACTTTAGCAGAGGCCGGGAGATTTATGCTCCAATCCGAGAAgccctgagagacagagacattggCATCCTGGTGAATGACGTGGGTGCATTCTACCCCTATCCTCAGTATTTCGGCCAGGTTCCCGAGGACACGCTCTGGGACATTGTGAATGTGAACATTGCAGCTGCGAGCGTGATGGTGCACATAGTGCTTCCGGGGAtggtggagagaaagaagggcgcCATTGTCACTGTGTCTTCTGGCTCCTGCTGCAAGCCCACCCCACAGCTGGCTGCCTTTTCTGCGTCCAAG gcataTCTGGACCACTTCAGCCGAGCCTTGCAGTATGAGTACTCCTCTAAAGGGATCTTCGTGCAGAGTCTCATCCCCTTCTACGTGACCAGCAGTGTGACGTCTCCTGGCAGCTTCCTGCACAGATGCCCATGGCTGGCGCCGTCGCCGAGAGTGTATGCACAGCATGCCGTGTCGACCCTGGGCATTTCAAAAAGGACCACGGGCTACTGGTCCCATTCTATTCAG TTCCTCTTCGCACAGTATATGCCTGAGTGGCTCTGGGTGTGGGGTGCAAACCTCCTCAACCGCTCCCTACGGAAAGAGGCCTTATCCTGCCAAGCCTGA